The genomic window ACGATGACAGGATCAGGAATTGCATGAAAAAGGTTCCTGTACTTTTTCTGGTTATCCAGAAGAGTTTTCTCAGCCTGTTTTCGTCTGGTAATATCGAGGACTATCCCCCTCAATCCTTCAAAGCTTTCCTTTTTAAAAATGGGAGCATAGTATACCAGAGCAGGAAATATGGTGCCATTCTTTCTTTGGGCTGTGTATTCATGGTTTTCAACTTTCCTCCCCTCCAGCCTCACCTTGATATTCTTTCTGACTTTCGCCCTCTCTCCCGGAGCATACATACGCATAACCTCCAGACCATCACGGAGGTCACTTTGCTTATAGCCAAACACAGAATAACCGGCGCGGTTGAAATAGGTGATATAACCGTCTTTATTGGTTTCAAATACGGGTTGAGGCAAAAGGTCCGAAAGCTCTCTGAACCTCTGTTCACTTTCAGCGAGTGCTTCCCTGCTCTTCTTCTTTTCTGTAATGTCTTCTTTAAGGGCAAGGAAGTGGGAAATATCATGCATGTTATTTTTAATAGGGCTAATGACAGCCTGCTCCCAAAGCAGTTCACCGTTTTTCTTTCTGTTAAGAAACTCACCCTGCCAGACCTCACCACGGGAAACAGTTTCCCAAAGGTTTTTGTAAAAAGCGTCCGAATGCTCACCTGATTTGAGAATACTGATCCTCTTACCTAAAACTTCGTCCATGGAGTAACCGGAAATTCTGGAAAAAGCCGGATTGATATACTCTATCTTCCCCTTGATATCGGTAATGGCGACGGAAACAGGGCTCTGCTCCATAGCGGTTGTAAGAAGCCTCACCCTTTGCTTTAACATCGATTCGGAAAGAGCATTCTTCAAAGTAATTTCGAGACGGCTGTTGTCGATAGGTTTCGTCAGATACTCATACGCCCCCATTTTGATACATTGAACAGCCTGGTCTATGTCTCCGGAACCGGAAATCATAATCACCGGCAGACGATAATCATTTTCCACAATATATCTGAGAACCTCCATACCGCTCTTTCCGGGCATGCTGATATCGAGCAGAAGAACGTCACAGCGACCAGTCGAAACCCGCTCTATGGCTTCATCACCGTTCGAAACGCTCAAAGGCTTGTATCCAAGACGTTCAACGACATGAGAAGTCAACGTTCGCATCATTGCACTGTCATCAACAATGAGTACAACTGCTTTTTCAATGGGAGATTCCATGATCTTGAATCACGTTTCTTACACAATCCTCAATCGCGAAACAGAACCTTATACTCCCGGCTGACAAAAGTATTGGCCAAACGGCGCAATTCGGTTGCGCTCTGATGCTCTTTTTCAAGCACTTTCCAACGATGGTCATCGGTCAATTCCTTGCCACGAAGCATCTGGTTCTTTTTTGTTTCTTTGTATGTAAGATCGATATACACTCCAAGATCAATGCCTTCAGTGGCGATTGCATAGAGACCGTCGATAATAAGCAAGTCGATATCACTGAAATCGGTAACCAGACGATCCACTTTCTCGGTAATGATGTCTATACAGGGCATATCCGCTGCCGTATGACCCTTCCGAAAATCCGCGATATTCCGCTGCAGTTGCTCACGATCGTATTCCTGAGGGCCAATATCCTCAAAGTTGTTCAGCTCCCTGAACGCCCTTCTTTTCAGAGGCTCGATAAGGTAATAGTTATCGGTATGCAGAATCTTGACCCGAATACCCTCCTTTTTAAGCACCGTTGCAAGGGAATGTGAAAGTTCCGACTTGCCCGCTCCCGATTCACCGGAAATAGCGACAATGAACCGGTACCCCGGCTGTTCTTCTTCTTTTGCCTCTTTTTCAACAAGAACCCTTTCGGCTATCGATTCAGCGGCTTTTTTATGCTTTTCGCCAATAAGCAAAATATCATTGAGCATGGGAGTGGGGGTTAAATGAAGCCGCAAACCAAACGACGGCAAAATCATTTCACATGTTAAAAATTATTACTTTACGTTGTTATTATCAAAACTTTACGTTTATGAATAACCTCACCAATGAGCGACCGATCATGAAACTTGTCTTTGTATACAATGCCGACAGCGGACCGGTAAGCGGTCTTTTCGATATAGGCCACAAGCTTTTCAGCCCAGAAACCTACCAGTGCGGCTTATGCAGCCTGACGCATGACACCTTTACCGAAAAACAGATATGGAAGGATTTCAGGGAAAACTCGGATACCGAAATGGAGTTTCTTCACAGAGATGAATTCAAGAAAAAGTACGGAAAGGAATTCGACTACCCGGTTGTTCTGCAGCGAAATGACACGCTTGAAGTTCTCCTTGCCAAGGAAGAGATCGACGCCATACCGGACGTGGAGACACTGATAAAAACGATTGAAGAAAAAGCAGCCGGTTAACATCGGCAAGTGAACCGAAGAAAAATCTTCATCAATAAAATAATTCAAAGCCACGCATCATGATCACTGCCGACATGATTCCTGCCTTGACATTGACACTGCTTGCCGGACTTTCGACCGGTATCGGCAGTGTCCTCGCGTTGACCGTCCATCACACGAACAAAAGGTTCCTGACGTTTGCCCTCGGCTTCTCTGCCGGAATTATGCTCTATGTTTCTTTCGCGGAAATATTGCCGGAAGCCCAGGCTTCGATTCTCGAAGAAGTGTCTGAAAGGAAAGCGGCATGGATCACGACCGCGGCGTTCTTCGGAGGAATCACCCTGATCTGGATCATTGACCAGTTGATGCCACATTTTGGAAATCCGCATGAAACATCACTTGTGGGCACTATCGAAAGCGACAAGCCTGACGAAAGCAAGCTCTACCGAATGGGTATTTTCACAGCCATTGCCATTGCCATTCACAATTTTCCGGAAGGTCTTGCGGTTTTCTTCAGCGCCCTTTCCGACCAGAGCCTCGGTATCGTGATAGCCGTCACCATTGCGTTACACAATATTCCTGAAGGCATGGCCGTCGCTGTACCGGTT from Prosthecochloris marina includes these protein-coding regions:
- a CDS encoding PAS domain S-box protein; the protein is MESPIEKAVVLIVDDSAMMRTLTSHVVERLGYKPLSVSNGDEAIERVSTGRCDVLLLDISMPGKSGMEVLRYIVENDYRLPVIMISGSGDIDQAVQCIKMGAYEYLTKPIDNSRLEITLKNALSESMLKQRVRLLTTAMEQSPVSVAITDIKGKIEYINPAFSRISGYSMDEVLGKRISILKSGEHSDAFYKNLWETVSRGEVWQGEFLNRKKNGELLWEQAVISPIKNNMHDISHFLALKEDITEKKKSREALAESEQRFRELSDLLPQPVFETNKDGYITYFNRAGYSVFGYKQSDLRDGLEVMRMYAPGERAKVRKNIKVRLEGRKVENHEYTAQRKNGTIFPALVYYAPIFKKESFEGLRGIVLDITRRKQAEKTLLDNQKKYRNLFHAIPDPVIVADADTGAIVQWNRRALSFFGYKSVELSSMMMASLYPENVRDKPPAFFRKQGQIKGGSVETKILTKNGFLVDVAVNSAFFETAGQKKVFGIFRDISEQKKSEQLIRENIRLKNDFIANVSHELRSPLFSILGFTSTLLRDRDELDHETIGEFLGIIHEESRRLSSLIEDVLTISRIDSGKVAYKKSALDPAAIIDSACKSLKIRADERHIELFLDLYGSNLLVYADPDALKQVAVNLISNAIKFTSEGGKVSVTLSKNHDTMVLAVDDNGSGIPEKDLDRIFEKFYRVERPGEEIEGTGLGLPIVKEIILAHNGSIDVKSRNGFGSTFFVRLPLYRPEN
- a CDS encoding uridine kinase — its product is MLNDILLIGEKHKKAAESIAERVLVEKEAKEEEQPGYRFIVAISGESGAGKSELSHSLATVLKKEGIRVKILHTDNYYLIEPLKRRAFRELNNFEDIGPQEYDREQLQRNIADFRKGHTAADMPCIDIITEKVDRLVTDFSDIDLLIIDGLYAIATEGIDLGVYIDLTYKETKKNQMLRGKELTDDHRWKVLEKEHQSATELRRLANTFVSREYKVLFRD
- a CDS encoding GTPase, producing the protein MKLVFVYNADSGPVSGLFDIGHKLFSPETYQCGLCSLTHDTFTEKQIWKDFRENSDTEMEFLHRDEFKKKYGKEFDYPVVLQRNDTLEVLLAKEEIDAIPDVETLIKTIEEKAAG
- the zupT gene encoding zinc transporter ZupT → MITADMIPALTLTLLAGLSTGIGSVLALTVHHTNKRFLTFALGFSAGIMLYVSFAEILPEAQASILEEVSERKAAWITTAAFFGGITLIWIIDQLMPHFGNPHETSLVGTIESDKPDESKLYRMGIFTAIAIAIHNFPEGLAVFFSALSDQSLGIVIAVTIALHNIPEGMAVAVPVYFATKSKGKAFSYSFLSGLAEPLGAIIGYLLLQPFLTPLVFSLVLAGVAGIMVYISLDELLPTAEEYGEHHLAISGLVIGMAVMAVSLLLLI